In one bacterium genomic region, the following are encoded:
- a CDS encoding DUF1800 family protein yields the protein MQKVVQSVALSFIIFLHFFILTSSATAASYDKGIVFSSGKTSCANSSSGTAVRVWLLKKVSSSKYYDKDSALKALKKSKKYKSKEKTKLTKDIKKANKLCKLPPIINLTTVSAPEGAVRNLSAAELVKNPAGVAFSVIQHPANGELNPAGNLVVWNANHSIGSAQGIIAASNQYGTSHLAILFSTGYQENSAGRTLRPYHDQLTPSEAAHLSRALFNDPGVDTALITQGLNTTIEAGTNQSHGGTAISNPTCDPTQIENAALTSAARYFGSYCDGNHRCFRDFWDTRINRSLWTQEAVRAYFLYKFRYGCNPLKETMALFWHEHFSTSVLEANSDRHRHQWIKSHIDKFYQYSFDFRTLLSSMHGDGLMLKWLDNENNYMQFTSNKRVHKANENYAREVMELFTMGTTDVVTNQANYNDLHIKKLAEALTGWQTKVARQTSKESCECPCPGGDINACDTACRANPGLLTNCAVDVYDVHEPFFEDKRWMPGPSNGILMTNITLFEGLLSLNPIPYGSSNTHNMTIPPEYAKDTVTNALLAHPATARYLAQKLYARFINAKITAEDLGNIEELAQMIREDNYDITRAVQTIFKSEAFFHFKSTGAKSPLESFIGTLRRFNLPLDISNAVWDPNNPNSTKIDLVGSIGWWMNQIGHQPGTPPSVFGFNERGAIHGNKVLDGTKFINMGTMLNQRNALVEYLTYITEKPQLWNFDWNDFLPEDTLQRNDPEIVVDRMVNLSGLTLNTAQKQELVKYLTSIKVAPQDPAQAYPWNPYDPVYVKTKLSGLISILAELDASRVY from the coding sequence AGCTCTGGTACTGCAGTACGTGTTTGGCTACTAAAAAAAGTTAGTAGCTCAAAATACTACGACAAAGATTCTGCTCTTAAAGCACTCAAGAAAAGCAAGAAATATAAAAGCAAAGAGAAAACAAAACTTACAAAAGATATTAAAAAAGCCAACAAGCTTTGCAAGCTACCACCAATTATAAATCTAACGACTGTCAGCGCTCCAGAAGGGGCTGTACGTAATTTAAGCGCAGCTGAACTTGTAAAAAATCCCGCTGGCGTAGCGTTTTCGGTTATTCAACATCCTGCCAATGGAGAACTGAACCCTGCAGGAAATCTCGTAGTCTGGAACGCAAATCATAGCATCGGATCTGCTCAGGGAATTATTGCTGCCAGTAATCAATATGGAACTTCGCACTTAGCAATTCTCTTTAGCACTGGCTATCAGGAGAATTCTGCTGGACGCACTTTACGCCCTTATCATGATCAACTAACACCTAGCGAGGCTGCTCATCTTTCACGCGCACTTTTTAATGATCCTGGAGTTGACACGGCGCTCATCACTCAAGGTTTAAATACGACAATTGAAGCTGGTACAAATCAAAGCCATGGGGGAACTGCGATATCAAATCCAACATGCGATCCCACCCAAATTGAAAATGCTGCCCTTACAAGTGCCGCACGTTATTTTGGCTCGTACTGCGATGGCAACCATCGCTGTTTCAGAGACTTCTGGGATACTCGTATCAATCGCTCACTATGGACTCAAGAAGCGGTGCGTGCTTATTTTCTTTATAAATTTCGTTACGGCTGCAATCCACTTAAAGAAACAATGGCCTTATTCTGGCATGAGCATTTTTCAACTAGCGTTTTAGAGGCAAATTCGGATCGTCATCGACATCAATGGATTAAAAGCCACATTGATAAGTTCTACCAGTACTCTTTCGATTTCAGAACGTTATTAAGTTCAATGCATGGAGATGGCTTAATGCTCAAGTGGCTTGATAATGAAAACAATTACATGCAATTTACAAGCAACAAACGTGTACATAAAGCGAATGAAAATTATGCCCGTGAAGTAATGGAGCTATTTACAATGGGCACGACCGACGTTGTAACCAACCAAGCGAACTATAATGATTTACATATCAAGAAACTTGCTGAAGCTTTGACCGGATGGCAAACAAAAGTAGCTCGGCAAACATCAAAAGAATCCTGTGAGTGCCCATGCCCCGGTGGAGATATTAATGCTTGCGATACGGCCTGTCGCGCAAATCCTGGACTATTAACAAATTGCGCAGTTGACGTCTATGATGTTCATGAGCCGTTTTTTGAAGATAAGCGTTGGATGCCAGGGCCGAGCAATGGAATCTTAATGACAAACATCACGTTATTCGAAGGCCTGTTGTCGCTAAATCCAATCCCCTATGGATCATCAAATACTCACAACATGACAATTCCTCCAGAATACGCCAAAGATACTGTTACAAACGCGCTCCTTGCACATCCAGCAACCGCCAGATACTTAGCGCAAAAACTATATGCGCGCTTTATCAATGCTAAGATTACAGCAGAGGATCTCGGCAATATCGAAGAACTTGCGCAGATGATTCGCGAAGACAACTATGATATTACTCGTGCTGTCCAAACAATCTTTAAATCTGAAGCTTTCTTCCATTTTAAATCAACTGGCGCTAAATCTCCCCTAGAATCTTTTATTGGAACCTTACGACGCTTTAATTTACCGCTCGATATCTCTAATGCTGTCTGGGATCCAAACAATCCAAATAGCACAAAAATCGATCTAGTGGGTTCTATCGGATGGTGGATGAACCAAATTGGTCATCAACCTGGCACGCCTCCTTCAGTATTTGGCTTCAACGAACGAGGAGCGATTCATGGCAATAAGGTTCTAGATGGAACTAAGTTTATCAACATGGGCACAATGCTGAACCAGCGCAATGCCTTAGTAGAATACTTGACCTATATCACAGAAAAACCTCAATTATGGAATTTTGATTGGAACGATTTCTTACCTGAAGATACTTTACAACGTAATGACCCAGAGATCGTCGTTGATCGAATGGTTAATCTATCTGGGCTAACGTTAAACACGGCGCAAAAGCAAGAGCTTGTCAAATATCTTACAAGCATAAAAGTCGCTCCACAGGACCCAGCTCAAGCATACCCCTGGAATCCTTATGACCCAGTTTATGTTAAGACCAAGTTATCAGGATTAATTTCTATACTAGCTGAGCTTGACGCCTCTCGGGTATACTAA
- a CDS encoding DUF1501 domain-containing protein: MANNITRRSFLKTSSLGAAGLALSPFLRPLVSVAAGSCQTAGNGKIALMINCLGGYDGYFKHGVVSGPAQPIFQSRRPTLYNTADLRVHHGGQSGNIIGVHKHYDRLLAQVPANQMRILLNCGITQNYSRSHDEAQTMWSLASTNTTQYDSGWQGRLIDLCGQDSFQLFGLFGSAGRIDFNTTDISPIVGYNPNSLVTKDRWGTGFHCHFCAPNSLDPNDRWFGPFEDEYHAREVLKKVNQLSNDTSQTANAYVRTKDAVESTVNTIKNEVNIINLAGEYRTQSQIDTNYNGGLDPFQLSCQFAAKIAKWIASKPDRNSKSHILQIGQGGYDTHSYQPGTLQNLLTIQAAGLAGFWADIKAAGLQNRVVVFIYSEFGRSVNQNGTPDGSVGSEHGITNHLMAFGGNVAGGVTGIHSSTNDLQNLEYIPPVTSLYDPLGDIVSWLGFDKTLVFNENLPSNGYVRLFT, from the coding sequence ATGGCAAACAATATAACTCGCCGCTCATTTCTAAAAACTTCTAGTCTTGGGGCGGCAGGGCTGGCACTCAGCCCCTTTCTTCGACCCTTAGTTAGCGTTGCTGCTGGGTCTTGCCAAACTGCAGGCAATGGCAAAATTGCGTTAATGATCAACTGCCTAGGTGGCTATGATGGCTACTTTAAGCATGGCGTGGTCTCAGGCCCCGCTCAGCCAATCTTTCAATCACGACGGCCCACACTTTACAACACTGCCGATTTGAGAGTTCACCATGGAGGACAATCAGGTAATATTATCGGCGTGCACAAACACTATGACCGGCTGTTAGCTCAAGTGCCTGCAAATCAAATGCGCATCTTATTAAATTGCGGAATCACTCAAAACTATAGTCGTTCGCACGACGAAGCTCAGACGATGTGGAGTCTAGCATCAACAAACACTACTCAGTATGATTCCGGTTGGCAGGGACGCTTGATCGATCTATGCGGCCAAGACTCATTCCAGCTTTTTGGTTTATTCGGATCTGCGGGAAGAATTGACTTTAACACAACAGACATTAGTCCAATCGTTGGATATAACCCAAACAGCTTGGTAACCAAAGATCGCTGGGGAACGGGCTTTCATTGTCACTTCTGCGCCCCAAACTCCTTAGATCCTAACGATCGTTGGTTTGGCCCATTTGAGGATGAATATCACGCCCGAGAAGTTTTAAAGAAAGTAAATCAGTTATCAAACGATACCAGTCAAACTGCAAATGCATATGTACGTACTAAAGATGCTGTGGAATCAACAGTAAATACGATTAAAAACGAGGTAAATATTATTAACCTCGCAGGTGAGTATCGCACACAATCTCAGATTGATACTAACTACAATGGTGGACTCGATCCCTTTCAACTCTCTTGTCAATTTGCCGCTAAGATCGCCAAATGGATTGCCAGCAAGCCTGACAGGAATAGTAAATCGCATATTTTGCAAATCGGCCAAGGTGGCTATGACACGCACTCATATCAGCCAGGAACTTTACAAAACCTACTCACAATTCAGGCCGCTGGCCTAGCTGGATTTTGGGCTGATATTAAAGCAGCGGGACTACAGAATCGTGTTGTTGTTTTTATTTATTCAGAGTTTGGCCGTTCTGTTAACCAAAATGGAACTCCCGACGGATCGGTTGGCTCAGAACACGGCATTACCAATCATTTAATGGCCTTTGGTGGCAACGTTGCAGGTGGTGTAACTGGAATTCATTCTTCAACCAACGATTTACAGAATCTAGAATATATTCCTCCCGTAACTAGTCTTTACGATCCACTTGGCGACATTGTCTCCTGGCTTGGTTTCGACAAGACGCTAGTCTTCAATGAAAATCTACCAAGTAATGGCTATGTGAGGTTGTTTACTTAA
- a CDS encoding glycosyltransferase family 39 protein — MKKIIHFTLILSLASALLFWRLDATPFRVSDESLHVKAAQSIFQGGSWLIPTVDGKPYLNKPPLKMWITQIPLNILGESTFSYRVVDAVFGIGTILLTWYAGILIFNSSLVGLIAGCALLGCRYFLLYHCARNAVQDSALTFFITAAMLAGYQAIVLREKKIALLFWIFHGVFLAAGVLTKSVAGFLPFFLVVGFTLCYRTLWHKWERKTLRRMFEHLALSYFLVGIVLGTYLLALVNALPNALDQMLSNEVVKRFEQGLHNSGDFFFYLKGLFYYSAGPQPVLLALALLTGGYLFLKTRSKQLGFTLFWGIAPLVIYSLMDSRMPWYIVPTFPALALLIGYTVKHLLALISASNSSIEAKFSAHALVSVLVAMLVVHQYAQIITEIGLPPRPHLPNYQLNKFVQPKELYKILPYLGTGNFVSHAIPMQSVATELAKINTASAQSPAPILTYLPEKLAQHESIYFEMLKPRPRELTQIKDLNNQRYSALVVPSKNLNEVLELTPTKPLGYLPLPPENRFSQFDWHRRLTPLVVLFWAPGGKQQSVFDFTELELKSLYGLHPPEKTKQGFSFQRSKGARSAFTVTLDYVFSQHGGELELSLGLISALKTGQVLELSLRLNDQDLGKVAPTSKQVSAFKFLAPAPMFNSGVNLLTVEYSFWDGAEISPSQNLIIWDSVTFKPSFLK, encoded by the coding sequence TTGAAAAAAATTATTCACTTCACATTAATTCTAAGTCTTGCCAGTGCCCTTCTCTTCTGGCGCCTTGATGCTACGCCATTTCGTGTCAGCGACGAGAGCTTACATGTTAAAGCTGCGCAGAGTATTTTCCAGGGAGGTTCTTGGTTAATTCCAACCGTTGACGGCAAGCCGTATTTAAATAAGCCACCTTTAAAAATGTGGATCACGCAAATTCCGCTTAACATTTTAGGTGAATCGACCTTTAGTTACCGAGTAGTTGATGCCGTTTTTGGAATTGGGACGATTTTACTAACTTGGTATGCCGGAATATTAATTTTCAACTCAAGTCTAGTTGGCCTGATTGCTGGGTGCGCGTTACTAGGCTGTCGCTATTTTTTACTATATCACTGCGCAAGGAACGCAGTGCAGGATAGCGCCCTAACTTTTTTCATCACAGCTGCGATGCTAGCAGGGTATCAAGCAATTGTTTTACGCGAGAAAAAGATCGCTCTACTTTTCTGGATCTTCCATGGAGTCTTTCTCGCAGCAGGTGTCTTGACCAAGAGTGTTGCAGGTTTTTTGCCATTTTTTCTCGTTGTTGGCTTTACTCTCTGTTACCGCACACTTTGGCATAAGTGGGAGAGAAAAACTCTGCGGCGCATGTTCGAGCATTTAGCCTTAAGTTATTTTCTCGTTGGCATAGTTCTCGGCACTTACCTACTAGCTCTCGTTAATGCCCTGCCAAATGCACTAGATCAGATGTTGAGTAATGAGGTCGTCAAACGGTTTGAACAAGGACTGCATAACTCAGGGGATTTCTTCTTTTACTTGAAAGGGCTTTTTTACTATAGCGCGGGACCGCAGCCGGTTTTACTGGCACTGGCACTGCTAACTGGGGGATATTTATTTTTAAAAACAAGAAGTAAACAGCTTGGCTTTACATTATTTTGGGGCATCGCTCCGCTTGTGATTTATAGCCTGATGGATTCACGCATGCCCTGGTATATTGTTCCAACTTTTCCAGCACTAGCTTTACTGATTGGCTACACGGTAAAGCATCTTTTAGCTTTAATTTCGGCCTCAAATTCTTCGATTGAAGCTAAGTTTTCAGCCCACGCACTAGTTAGTGTCCTGGTCGCAATGCTAGTAGTGCATCAATATGCACAGATCATCACTGAAATCGGGCTTCCGCCTCGTCCGCATTTGCCCAACTATCAATTGAATAAATTCGTGCAGCCAAAAGAGCTCTATAAAATCCTCCCCTATCTCGGCACGGGTAATTTTGTTTCTCACGCAATTCCAATGCAAAGTGTTGCTACTGAATTAGCAAAGATAAATACGGCAAGCGCGCAGAGTCCCGCTCCGATCTTGACTTACTTACCTGAGAAGCTCGCGCAGCATGAAAGTATTTACTTTGAGATGTTAAAGCCAAGACCAAGGGAGCTTACTCAAATAAAAGACCTAAACAATCAGCGTTATTCTGCCCTAGTTGTCCCAAGTAAAAATTTAAATGAAGTGCTTGAGTTAACGCCAACCAAGCCTCTGGGCTATTTACCACTACCCCCCGAGAATCGTTTCTCTCAGTTTGATTGGCACCGACGCCTAACTCCACTAGTAGTGCTCTTCTGGGCGCCGGGAGGCAAACAACAATCTGTCTTCGATTTTACCGAGCTTGAGCTAAAATCTCTTTACGGACTTCACCCACCGGAGAAAACAAAGCAGGGGTTTAGCTTTCAGCGCTCAAAGGGGGCGCGTAGCGCATTCACTGTAACGCTAGATTACGTCTTTTCCCAACATGGTGGCGAGCTAGAGCTTAGTCTTGGATTAATTTCAGCTTTAAAAACCGGTCAGGTATTAGAACTTAGCTTGCGGTTAAATGACCAAGATTTGGGTAAAGTTGCTCCGACATCCAAGCAAGTTTCTGCTTTTAAATTCCTGGCTCCAGCTCCGATGTTTAACTCGGGAGTAAATCTCTTAACCGTAGAATACTCGTTCTGGGATGGAGCTGAGATCAGCCCTAGTCAAAATTTAATAATTTGGGATTCGGTTACATTCAAGCCCTCCTTCCTCAAATAG
- a CDS encoding STAS domain-containing protein — protein sequence MDTSFPIESIDGKPLIHLVGDLDTNESSQKLKEVIGSVETTNQTAFYTFDLSAVGIIDTGAIGTLLCLSQKCRSKGGLVCLKGANGYVKQLLQMLKLETFFAIEE from the coding sequence ATGGACACGTCATTTCCGATAGAATCGATCGACGGCAAACCACTAATTCATTTAGTGGGTGACCTGGATACGAATGAATCATCACAAAAGCTCAAGGAAGTGATCGGATCAGTCGAAACTACCAATCAGACTGCTTTTTACACATTCGACCTGAGCGCAGTGGGCATCATTGATACAGGTGCAATTGGAACACTGCTTTGCTTAAGTCAAAAGTGTCGCAGCAAGGGGGGGCTGGTCTGCCTTAAAGGTGCAAACGGCTACGTAAAACAGCTACTGCAGATGCTTAAGCTCGAAACATTTTTTGCGATTGAAGAATAA
- the rpmB gene encoding 50S ribosomal protein L28, producing the protein MSRICSVTSKRRQVGNKVSHANNKRKKVWEVNLRPRRLFDSETGKWVSIKVSARVLKTIDKKGLSATLRDMGLTVSDLQ; encoded by the coding sequence ATGAGCAGAATTTGTTCAGTCACATCAAAGCGTCGCCAAGTTGGCAATAAAGTTAGTCACGCTAACAATAAGCGCAAGAAAGTTTGGGAAGTAAATTTACGTCCGCGTAGATTATTTGATTCTGAAACAGGTAAGTGGGTATCGATTAAAGTTTCAGCCCGTGTGCTTAAAACTATCGACAAGAAGGGCCTCTCCGCAACGCTGCGTGACATGGGTCTAACCGTCTCTGACTTGCAGTAG
- the recA gene encoding recombinase RecA, producing MLQKTAQLSRVDSEKQKALEAALSTLRKDYGEGAIMRLNEGKTHEPIEAIPTGSIGLDIALGIGGIPRGRVVEIYGPESSGKTTLTLHIAAETQKRGGTVVFVDAEHALDLNYAQRLGVDTTKLLISQPDSGEQALNITETLVRSNSVDLVVIDSVAALVPQAELDGEMGDQLPGLQARLMSQALRKLTGAVSRTNTTVIFINQIRMKIGVMFGSPETTAGGNALKFYSSVRMDIRRIGAVKDGEEVMGNRTRVKIVKNKVAAPFKEVEFDIIYNEGISQAGELVDIGAEKGVIDKIGAWYSFKNERLGQGRENSKKFLQDNPDIYAEVRKLILESSGIPVSSSESKLRVAVSD from the coding sequence ATGCTACAAAAAACTGCTCAATTATCTCGTGTTGATAGCGAAAAACAGAAGGCCCTAGAAGCTGCATTGTCGACGCTACGTAAAGATTATGGTGAAGGTGCGATTATGCGCCTGAATGAGGGAAAAACGCATGAACCAATTGAGGCTATTCCTACAGGAAGTATCGGACTTGATATTGCGCTTGGAATTGGCGGCATTCCACGTGGTCGCGTGGTCGAAATTTATGGTCCAGAGTCTTCGGGTAAAACAACTTTAACGCTACATATCGCAGCTGAAACGCAAAAGCGTGGCGGCACCGTTGTATTTGTTGATGCGGAACATGCGCTCGATCTTAATTATGCGCAGCGGCTCGGAGTTGACACAACCAAGCTTTTAATTAGTCAACCTGATTCAGGTGAGCAGGCACTAAATATTACAGAAACGTTAGTGCGCTCTAATAGTGTCGATCTCGTTGTGATTGACTCTGTAGCGGCGTTAGTTCCACAGGCTGAATTGGACGGCGAAATGGGCGATCAACTGCCTGGGTTACAGGCGCGCTTGATGAGTCAAGCACTGCGCAAACTGACGGGAGCTGTTTCACGCACAAATACTACAGTTATTTTTATTAACCAGATTCGCATGAAGATTGGGGTGATGTTTGGCTCGCCGGAGACTACTGCTGGCGGCAATGCGCTGAAATTTTACTCTTCAGTGCGCATGGATATCCGTCGTATCGGCGCTGTGAAGGATGGGGAAGAAGTCATGGGCAATAGAACTCGTGTAAAGATTGTGAAAAATAAGGTTGCCGCACCGTTTAAAGAAGTTGAATTCGATATCATTTATAATGAAGGTATTTCTCAAGCTGGCGAGCTAGTTGATATCGGAGCAGAGAAGGGTGTGATTGATAAGATCGGTGCTTGGTATTCTTTTAAGAATGAGCGTCTCGGACAAGGTCGTGAAAACAGTAAAAAGTTTCTGCAAGATAATCCAGACATTTATGCAGAGGTTAGAAAATTGATCTTGGAAAGTTCTGGTATTCCAGTAAGTAGCTCTGAGAGTAAACTTAGAGTTGCTGTCAGTGATTAG
- the lexA gene encoding transcriptional repressor LexA, whose amino-acid sequence MTTNNKSNSHHSNSQLETAYRSHSLAPVQRRTLEYLRGFIAEHGFGPTLKDISQAIGVKSPSTAHFHLTRLEDKGFIRRGEDGSILLVERDEITVEQSPWSVPLAGVIAAGSPIEAIEDRNVTVDVPPQFITTRGEVYCLQVAGDSMIDAHIMDGDIVVIRKQQNANDGDIVVAVLDDGCATLKTFRRLKGGKISLLPHNPTMSPIIVDNVEIRGKMIGLLREM is encoded by the coding sequence ATGACAACAAATAATAAATCAAATTCGCACCACAGTAATTCGCAACTAGAAACCGCCTATCGCAGCCATTCGCTTGCTCCTGTGCAACGTCGCACTTTGGAATACCTCCGAGGTTTTATTGCAGAACACGGATTTGGTCCAACACTAAAAGATATTTCCCAAGCAATCGGGGTTAAATCCCCGTCAACTGCGCATTTTCACCTAACACGCCTTGAGGACAAGGGATTTATTCGCCGCGGCGAAGACGGCTCAATTTTACTTGTTGAGCGCGATGAAATCACCGTTGAGCAGAGTCCCTGGAGCGTGCCACTTGCTGGCGTGATTGCGGCCGGGTCCCCGATTGAGGCAATCGAAGACCGCAATGTGACAGTCGATGTTCCACCCCAGTTTATTACTACTCGCGGAGAAGTTTACTGCCTACAAGTTGCCGGGGATTCGATGATTGATGCGCATATTATGGATGGAGATATCGTGGTAATTCGCAAGCAGCAGAATGCCAACGATGGAGATATTGTAGTTGCGGTACTTGATGATGGCTGCGCAACACTGAAAACCTTTCGTCGCCTCAAAGGTGGTAAGATTTCGCTATTACCACACAACCCCACGATGAGTCCGATTATTGTCGATAATGTTGAGATCCGTGGAAAAATGATTGGACTACTGCGTGAAATGTAG
- a CDS encoding enoyl-CoA hydratase/isomerase family protein — protein sequence MENLSKEKSSLIIKIKESQHVTSIILNDPDKLNAMGEAMAEQFSEAIQQVRQDQTCRVLVIKGSGKAFSAGGDLDMLQHKTTLTPQENQVGMLKFYRSFLALLQVEIPVVAAINGHAVGAGLCVAVACDMRIASTAAKLGFNFVRLGLHPGMGITHTLPNLIGPAHAAELLYTGRIISAAEAQRIGLVNHIVDAEKFDEAALGIANEIATAGPHAVRDLKHSLKQMASRTLNECLAREAEAQSKSYAGQEFKTGLAAIREKRDPQF from the coding sequence ATGGAAAATTTATCGAAAGAAAAATCTTCATTAATTATAAAAATCAAGGAATCTCAGCATGTTACATCAATTATATTGAACGATCCGGATAAGCTAAATGCCATGGGAGAGGCTATGGCCGAACAATTTAGTGAGGCCATCCAGCAAGTCAGACAAGATCAAACCTGTCGGGTCCTAGTAATTAAGGGCTCTGGAAAGGCGTTCTCTGCTGGTGGCGATCTAGACATGTTGCAACATAAGACCACTCTCACTCCACAAGAAAACCAAGTTGGGATGTTAAAATTTTATCGTAGTTTTCTTGCGCTATTACAAGTTGAAATTCCTGTAGTTGCGGCAATTAATGGACACGCGGTTGGTGCTGGACTCTGCGTTGCAGTTGCTTGCGATATGCGCATTGCTTCAACCGCAGCAAAACTTGGATTTAATTTTGTGCGCCTTGGACTTCATCCTGGCATGGGCATCACGCACACACTGCCAAATCTAATCGGCCCTGCGCATGCTGCTGAGTTACTCTACACGGGTCGGATTATTTCCGCAGCAGAAGCGCAACGCATTGGCTTAGTTAATCATATTGTGGATGCAGAAAAATTCGATGAAGCAGCTTTGGGAATCGCTAACGAAATTGCAACGGCTGGCCCGCATGCCGTGCGCGACCTTAAGCATTCACTCAAGCAAATGGCTTCGCGCACATTGAATGAGTGTTTGGCGCGAGAAGCTGAAGCTCAATCAAAAAGTTACGCGGGACAAGAATTCAAAACAGGCTTGGCGGCGATTCGCGAAAAGCGCGACCCACAGTTCTAA
- a CDS encoding MFS transporter has translation MQASDYQSQTTGVKSYLTPVVFYALCYFFLFSYIAIIQGLLPLYFQTRDISNSSYSIISLLGIVTWVFGGPVTQNLAHRYFSVRSLMLAAGICYVISIAGLSISSAPSLLGLFFAISMFSFAAAVSLIDTETLHSDKTVPYEKIRLWGSLGFIVTAFGTGMSAGQLGATIATQLGMLIPAVCFLILVYQNRALFPDLARYKFMPTQRQHWAWRALPQQYFLILAIVFLNWVSHQTLYIYLSIHLSDLGWSARGITQAWMLGVCSELVMFLLLPKIFQHVSFRACIILSMLITCIRWTAFSLSTDTNIILLLQVLHAFTFSMFYISSVKLSYRILPPEFRDRGQGYLTAAGSGAGSVVARLLLAVWTIYHPDNLHVQFLFFISAVVAVIGSCMALALREHLPN, from the coding sequence TTGCAAGCTTCTGACTACCAGTCGCAGACAACCGGCGTTAAGTCCTACTTAACGCCGGTTGTTTTTTATGCGCTCTGCTATTTCTTTCTCTTCAGTTATATCGCCATCATTCAGGGATTGTTGCCACTTTACTTTCAAACCCGCGACATTTCCAACTCATCCTACTCAATCATCAGCCTGCTGGGGATTGTAACTTGGGTTTTTGGAGGACCTGTAACGCAAAACCTGGCGCATCGATACTTCTCAGTAAGAAGTTTGATGCTTGCTGCCGGGATTTGTTATGTGATTTCAATTGCTGGACTATCGATTTCTTCCGCACCCTCATTATTGGGTTTGTTTTTTGCAATTTCGATGTTTAGCTTTGCAGCCGCCGTATCGCTGATTGACACAGAAACTCTCCATAGCGACAAAACTGTTCCTTATGAAAAAATCCGACTTTGGGGTTCGCTTGGATTTATCGTTACAGCGTTTGGAACAGGCATGAGTGCTGGGCAGCTTGGCGCGACGATTGCCACGCAGCTTGGCATGCTCATCCCGGCTGTGTGTTTTTTAATTCTCGTCTATCAAAATCGAGCTCTATTCCCCGATCTTGCACGCTATAAGTTTATGCCGACTCAACGTCAGCATTGGGCTTGGAGAGCGCTGCCGCAGCAATACTTTTTAATTTTGGCAATCGTCTTTTTGAATTGGGTCTCACATCAAACACTTTACATCTACCTATCGATTCATCTCAGCGACTTAGGCTGGTCCGCACGAGGCATCACTCAAGCTTGGATGCTGGGAGTATGTTCTGAATTGGTGATGTTTCTACTGCTACCAAAGATTTTTCAGCATGTTTCTTTTCGCGCATGTATTATTTTATCGATGTTAATTACCTGTATCCGTTGGACCGCATTTTCGCTCTCTACCGATACGAACATAATTTTATTACTTCAGGTTTTACATGCTTTTACTTTCAGCATGTTTTATATCAGCTCAGTAAAATTAAGTTATCGAATTTTGCCGCCAGAATTTCGCGACCGCGGACAAGGCTACTTAACGGCGGCAGGTTCTGGGGCAGGCTCAGTTGTGGCGCGCCTCTTGTTAGCAGTTTGGACAATTTATCATCCAGACAACTTACACGTGCAATTCTTGTTTTTTATTTCGGCGGTAGTAGCAGTAATCGGCTCATGCATGGCGTTAGCATTGCGGGAACACTTACCGAATTGA